One part of the Thermanaeromonas sp. C210 genome encodes these proteins:
- a CDS encoding RAMP superfamily CRISPR-associated protein produces MFKNLRNEARISFWLRTKGPLLIKGPDEPGLDPLLPDMRFIRAWRNGEEVPYIPGSSLKGVLRSRAEQIVRALAPEGMDIPDLFEGQQELEKQMKNRSGSEIYYASDPLTQLFGQTYLAGRLFCSDAFPVEGEPIKLNVRTHVAINRITGATQGKALFTPEAVEEGTFGAEITLTNFALWQLKLLGLLLQDLDEGYILLGGSTTRGYGRVGVENVRAVVRDYRRTPPGKTIRGYEEDDAVEVTHCRFGRKEYCWESYAEGLAWLVNLDVDLAQELEKLQRKQNDARRKREKVSSGG; encoded by the coding sequence GTGTTTAAGAATTTGCGCAACGAAGCGCGGATTTCCTTCTGGCTCCGCACAAAGGGGCCCCTTCTAATAAAGGGTCCGGACGAGCCGGGTTTGGACCCGCTTTTACCGGATATGCGCTTTATCCGTGCCTGGCGCAACGGGGAAGAGGTTCCCTATATCCCCGGGTCGAGCCTGAAAGGAGTCCTGCGCAGCCGGGCGGAGCAGATTGTGCGAGCCCTGGCGCCGGAGGGTATGGATATCCCCGATCTGTTCGAGGGGCAACAGGAGCTGGAGAAGCAAATGAAGAACAGGTCGGGCTCGGAGATATATTACGCTTCAGACCCCCTTACCCAGCTTTTCGGCCAGACCTATCTGGCGGGCAGGCTGTTCTGTTCTGACGCCTTTCCGGTGGAGGGTGAACCTATTAAGCTTAATGTGCGCACCCACGTTGCCATCAACCGCATTACCGGAGCTACCCAGGGAAAGGCTTTGTTTACCCCGGAAGCGGTAGAGGAAGGCACTTTCGGAGCAGAAATAACCCTCACCAATTTCGCCCTATGGCAGCTGAAACTCCTCGGACTGTTGCTCCAGGACCTGGACGAGGGATACATATTGCTCGGCGGCAGCACCACCAGGGGTTACGGTAGAGTGGGGGTGGAAAACGTCCGGGCGGTAGTGCGGGACTATCGCCGCACTCCTCCCGGAAAGACCATACGCGGTTACGAGGAGGATGATGCCGTAGAGGTAACCCATTGCCGGTTTGGTAGGAAGGAGTACTGCTGGGAGTCTTACGCCGAAGGTCTTGCGTGGCTTGTTAACCTCGATGTCGATTTGGCCCAGGAACTGGAAAAGTTGCAGCGCAAACAGAATGACGCGCGGCGGAAGCGGGAGAAGGTGAGTAGTGGTGGCTAG